DNA sequence from the Streptomyces canus genome:
CGACCGCACTGGAAGCGCGCAGGACTAGCTATCGGTCTCGTTCTGCTGTTGTCCGGTTACGTCATCCTGCTATGGCAGGGTCCCTGGTGGTTGGACGGTCGACACCTGAGAACAGACAACTTGCAGCCAGCAGACGGCGTTGTAGTTACAGGCGTCCGCACAGCTTTGGTGGCCCTCGGGGCAGGAGCAGTCGCAGCAGCAGGTCTCTACTACACCGATCGCAGCTTGCGGCACACCCGAGATCGGGACCGCGAGCAAGCCGAGTTATCGCGAGAAGCGCAGGTGACTGACCGCTATGTGGAGGCCATCAAGCTCTTGGCTTCGGATCGGACTGTCGAGCGCCTGGGCGGCATTTACGCTCTAGAACGCATCATGCGTGACTCGCCCAAGGACCACCTGACGGTCGTCGAGGTTCTCGCCTCGTTCATCAGGGAGCACACACTGATGGCTACAGACGAAGAAGAGCCGCTCCAAACAGACCACCATCCGACCGAGCCCGTTCAGGCAGCATTGACCGTGCTGGGGCGTCGACCCATAGCGCACGAGCCTTTCCGCATCGACTTGCGTGGGACGGACCTAAGAGGCGCTGACCTTAAGCAGGCTCGATTGGACCGCGTTCGTCTGGGCAGCGCGAGAC
Encoded proteins:
- a CDS encoding pentapeptide repeat-containing protein; its protein translation is MTDRYVEAIKLLASDRTVERLGGIYALERIMRDSPKDHLTVVEVLASFIREHTLMATDEEEPLQTDHHPTEPVQAALTVLGRRPIAHEPFRIDLRGTDLRGADLKQARLDRVRLGSARLDGSDLTEARLEVVPYGA